A single region of the Capra hircus breed San Clemente chromosome X unlocalized genomic scaffold, ASM170441v1, whole genome shotgun sequence genome encodes:
- the SLC7A3 gene encoding cationic amino acid transporter 3 yields MLWQALCRFGQKLVRRRTLEPGMAETRLARCLSTLDLVALGVGSTLGAGVYVLAGEVAKDKAGPSIVICFLVAALSSMLAGLCYAEFGARVPRSGSAYLYSYVTVGELWAFTTGWNLILSYVIGTASVARAWSSAFDNLIGNHISQTLQGSISLHVPRVLAEYPDFFAMGLVLLLTGLLALGASESALVTKVFTVVNLLVLGFVIISGFVKGDLHNWKLTEEDYKLAVAGLNDTSSLGPLGSGGFVPFGFEGILRGAATCFYAFVGFDCIATTGEEAQNPQRSIPTGIVISLFVCFLAYFGISSALTLMMPYYQLQPKSPLPEAFLYTGWAPARYVVAIGSLCALSTSLLGSMFPMPRVIYAMAEDGLLFRGLARIHTSTHTPIVATVVSGIIAAFMAFLFELTDLVDLMSIGTLLAYSLVAICVLILRYQPDREMRNEEDEVELQEEKIPETEKLTLQGLFCPLNSIPTPVSGQVVYVCSSLLALLLSVLCLVLAQWSIPLLSGDPVWIAVVVLLLMLITGITGVIWRQPQSSAELHFKVPALPFLPLMSIFVNIYLMMQMTAGTWARFGVWMLIGFAIYFGYGMRHSLEEVKSDQPSLKSRARTVDLDLSSACVHSI; encoded by the exons ATGCTGTGGCAGGCGCTTTGCAGATTTGGTCAAAAGCTGGTACGCAGACGTACGCTGGAGCCAGGCATGGCTGAGACTCGCCTTGCCAGATGCCTGAGCACTCTGGATTTAGTGGCCCTAGGTGTGGGCAGCACTTTGGGTGCAGGCGTGTATGTCTTGGCtggtgaggtggccaaagataaAGCAGGACCATCCATTGTGATCTGCTTTTTGGTGGCCGCCCTATCTTCTATGTTGGCTGGGCTGTGCTATGCTGAGTTTGGTGCTCGGGTTCCCCGTTCTGGTTCTGCATATCTCTACAGCTATGTCACTGTGGGTGAACTCTGGGCCTTCACCACTGGCTGGAACCTCATCCTCTCCTATGTCATCG GTACAGCCAGTGTGGCCCGGGCCTGGAGCTCAGCTTTTGACAACCTGATTGGGAACCACATCTCTCAGACCCTGCAGGGGAGCATCTCACTGCACGTTCCCCGTGTCCTCGCAGAATATCCAGATTTTTTTGCTATGGGCCTTGTGTTGTTGCTCACTG GATTGCTGGCTCTGGGGGCTAGTGAGTCAGCCCTAGTTACCAAGGTGTTCACGGTGGTGAATCTTTTAGTTCTTGGTTTTGTCATCATCTCTGGCTTCGTTAAGGGAGATCTGCACAATTGGAAGCTCACAGAAGAGGACTACAAACTGGCCGTGGCTGGACTCAATGACACCTCTAG CTTGGGCCCTCTGGGCTCTGGAGGGTTTGTGCCTTTTGGCTTCGAGGGGATTCTCCGTGGAGCAGCAACCTGTTTCTACGCATTCGTTGGTTTTGACTGTATTGCTACCACTG GGGAAGAGGCCCAGAATCCTCAGCGTTCCATCCCCACAGGCATTGTGATTTCACTCTTCGTCTGTTTTTTGGCCTATTTTGGGATCTCTTCGGCGCTCACGCTCATGATGCCTTACTACCAGCTTCAACCCAAGAGTCCCTTGCCTGAGGCCTTTCTCTATACTGGGTGGGCCCCAGCCCGCTATGTTGTAGCCATTGGATCCCTCTGTGCTCTTTCTACCAG CCTCTTGGGCTCTATGTTCCCCATGCCTCGAGTGATCTATGCGATGGCAGAGGATGGCCTCCTGTTTCGTGGCCTTGCCCGGATCCACACCAGCACACACACTCCCATCGTGGCCACTGTGGTCTCTGGCATTATTGCAG CATTCATGGCATTCCTCTTTGAACTCACTGATCTGGTGGACCTCATGTCAATTGGAACCCTGCTTGcttattccctggtggctattTGTGTTCTCATCCTCAG GTATCAGCCTGACCGGGAGATGAGGAATGAGGAAGATGAAGTGGAGTTGCAGGAGGAGAAGATCCCTGAAACAGAGAAACTGACCCTGCAGGGACTATTTTGTCCACTCAACTCCATCCCTACTCCAGTCTCTGGCCAAGTTGTCTATGTTTGTTCCTCACTGCTTG CTCTGCTGCTGAGTGTCCTTTGCCTAGTACTGGCCCAGTGGTCCATTCCACTGCTTTCTGGAGACCCAGTGTGGATTGCAGTGGTTGTGCTGCTCCTGATGCTCATTACTGGGATCACTGGAGTCATCTGGAGACAGCCACAGAGCTCCGCTGAACTTCACTTTAAG GTACCTGCTTTGCCTTTTCTTCCACTAATGAGCATCTTTGTGAATATTTACCTTAT